CCCATCTCAAAGTGGATCACAAACTCTATGACAAAATTTTTGCAGACTGATGGGATGGTTGTGATAAAAATCCATTCACGACTTTCAGCCATTATTTCTAAAATGCTATATTTGACGAGATAATAATGCCACAGCATCAACATGgatattctgaaaaaaataattgaggCAGAAGATAATGTTAGAGGCTTATTTTTCCAGTACACTACTCACCATGGCAACATCATCCAAAATACTCTGTGGCATGCTGTGAGCCATCACCtgggaaacacaaaaatattacATTCATCTCATGTTTCACTTCCTCTCACAGTTTGGAAAAGGTTtcatgtgcagacacacacacaatctttaCCTTGGTGCAGACAAAGTCCACTAACGTTGCCTCCTCCTCTCCGATGTACTCGATAATCTTTTTATTGATCCAGGGCCGAACACGTCGCTCCAttaacaactaaaaaaaaaaagacaacacatgtTTTGTAGATGTGCAAAATACTTGCAAGACATTTCCTCTCCTGCTACAGATGAAGCAAAAACTAACCCATTGAGGCCTCATCAAATACTGTCTCctctagtttagtttagttaacATGAATGGTCTTAGGTTTCTACAGATACAGAGGTCAAATCCAGTAAGACACAACACATCCTTCCTCGTCTCCTCACCGTGTCTACCATGGTCCAGTCCAGGGGGTAGGAGAACAGCTCGGGCTTTCCTGTGGGAATCTTTTCTATCAGAGTCTTGATGTGTTTACGTTTTTCCTCAGTGTTAGCCCCCTTTATGCTGGAGAGACCAGCTCCGTCCACCCCGAGGCTTTTGTCGTCGTCGTAATCAAGGGGCACCAGCTTCCTCTTGCGAGGCTGCTCATCAGTCTCCTCGTCATCAAACTTGTCAAAGACGCTGTCCACGGGCAGCTTCTTCCTCTTACCCGTGTTGGGCTGACTGGGGCTTCCTGTGGCACCTGCAGACGATCATGAGTACAGTTTTCCAATTAATTTATGTTGATAGAATAACCCATTCTGCAGTGAATAAAGCCGACAAAAAGGATGTCTATTTCCAGGAGAATTTTGCAGTTGTCATAACGTAAAAAGTGATTAATAGAAGATTAAGTAGACTTTAAGCTACTGTGAGTAATTTAAGGTTTGTGTCGATTTTGGTGAACCCTGTAACCAGCTGTTCTCCATACATGTGACTCTTCTGGCTCTGCAGTAACAGTTCACCAAGTCATCAAGAacttgtctttgtgctgctttCATTTAATTGGATAGAACAATCACAAcaaaaaatgctttattattttttaagttggATGAAAGGACTTTGGATGATGTATCACACAAACTGCTGACAACAGATGTGTAAGTGGTGCATTATGGTCTATGTAGGCTACAGAGAGTGGAGAAATGTAAACTTCTTGTCTGAATCCTGAGGATTTCTGGAAaaggttggtgtttttttttgcatatacccacaaaaatacatctaaaatactttttttcctcGTTCACACTTTCTTTAATACTCACCCAGTTTGAGACTGAGGCCGATCTTTGGCCGGTGCTCCTCCTGCGGCAGCGCTTCAGGGGGTGAGTTCTCATGGGGGATGATGATGCCGCAGGGGGACTCTTCACCGGGTGTGTTCGGGGATGCGTTGCCACTGGCCGATGACACCGACGGCGCTGCTGTGATGGGCCTCATTGTGGGCTTCAAGCAAGGTTTCACATCAGGGTTATCTTCATCGTTGTCATAATCATCATCCTCGCCCTCCTCCACCTCATCGTCAGAGGGGGCAGGCCGTGATCGGGCCTCTACTCTGTCCTGGTGGTCTTGTCTGCGGTCTCTGTGGTCTCTTGAACTCCTGTGGCGTTCCCGTTCCACAACAGGCTCAGGCTCTTGGATGATGGGAGGTTGTCTCAGacgctcctcctcttcctcctccatctgcaCCAATTAGAAGCAGAAATGAAGAAGATTAGCACCCAATCACTGTGTTTTACAGACAGGAAGGTCAGCAGACGGTGAAAACTGGACAACACAGATGTTCAGAGATGCAGAGAGATtcagatgataaagtgaccttcacaaagacaacacacGGCATGTTCACTcactacacacatacagacacaccaacacattatTATGATCGTATAGAAGCATACCCTGCGTAGCTCTGCGTCTGGGTTTGGATGTCCCTCGTCTAGCAGCCTCTGTCtgatctcctccagctcctccttctctctcttcctgtcacGCTCGTCCGCCtccatctccttctctctgtctctgagacGCTTCTGCAGCGCACTGCCCCTAGGGGTCACACCAGAAATTACAGCCTTCAGAACAATAGCCATAGCAGCAGTGCTGCATTTGCTGCTACACACGTCAGATCTGGGTCACAGCATGTGCTGCGTCTTTCTACCAATTAAAACATGTGCAGGTGCCTCAAGGCTCAGATGAGAaaaattcattatttaaagtgCAGGTCctttttacattcatttaatttgatctaatgtttatatttttcaatCCATCTTCCTGGCCCAGTAAAGAAAGCACTTGCTCACCTGTAGTATTTGGGGTCATCTCTTTCATCATCGTAGTCTTCAAGAAATTCTTTTAGCCGCTTGCCCTCTTTAACCTGAAGACACACAAGACCGGGTAAAATCAATCTAGATCTGCCAACAAATGTTATCATCTGCCTAATTAAACAGCATCAGATGAATCCCAAATAAAGACTTATAATTGAGAGCAAATAATGaagtattttacatttagtttaaaaCAATTGGACAATTTTGGTTATACATGAGGGAAAATGGGGAGCCCTTCTAACCACCAGGGTGTCTTCATTTTGCTCTCACCATTTCACGTCGACGCTCATCATCCCTCTCAGACTCCTTGCTGTAATCTCGcgccttcttcctctccctgaGCTCCCAGTTTTTTAGACGCTGTAGTTATAATAGTGTCCGTTAAGCCACAATCAAAAACAATCATGAAtcagcaaaaaaacagaaaaagggaaTATTTTTATTCACTTAAGAGTTGGTAGAGACACAGACATGTAAAGTTTAAAGAGTGCAGCCTTGTATCATTTGGGCATAACCTGCAATGTATCTGATATTTTATCCTGGGGGTCTCAAATAATGTTTAAGGGTCAACGTGAAGAAACAGAGAATAAGAGCAGTGAGCACATATTGTACATTACTCTGAGTTTGGACATTCACATAAATGAGAAGGGAGAACATTATGCACTAAATGGGAGTAATATCAGCCCAAGTGACCTCCCAGCCTTTCATACCTCCTGATAGGCTGCTTCTTTGTCTCTGAGTTTCCTCTCCAGCTTCCTGCGTTCATacgcctcctcttcatcctcttggTCTCGTTTCTTTTCTCTATCTCGGTCTCGACTCACCtccctgaaaaaagaaaagaaaggaggtAAGAATTAAGTACCGGTATTATTCATGTCTCCTAatgtaaacaacacaaatcaaatgttAACTTTGAAATATGTCAATCAAACAAAGTCTAAGAATGCACAAAAGCTGTGGGGaggtttaaagggatacttcacccatttgcattaagctttgtatcattagaaacctggtagtatttttgaatggtcgtgcatcccgccctcattttcccctgagatgggaaatctttgtatttctaagtctgaaaaggagcttccagtgacgcaaaatgacaattattgtgtcactggaagctgttgggGTTAgtggggtgaaactacaacgctagttcctcatattttcgaccactgaagctacagaccaatcacagatcagtgggtgggaactcgctcccagaatcgaaacttaacttccaccatattgcttggaagctatgctaacaggctccatggagaaagctgataatgaagaaaatataaatatagcggcgagacggctgctgccgacaggccggtcttgtgccGCTGGCCGCCTGTCAGCAGCAACCGTCTCGTGGCTATATTGCTGCCCGGCGCCGAccactgccagctcagcagccgagacataaggcctgcctgtcggcgtgaggacgaggagccggggcggtctggtagtgtcggtgctctcactgtttgcctatggtcacagacatagagtctgttttctgccaggaatttccaagatcaattgtggaagaaatctctgaatcagttgaggaaatggcctcatgtgttgaagtaaatatgtctgtaaatgtttttattactttattgtatattttggataaactgtaacgatcgaatttccctctgggattaataaagtatttctgattctgaactagaggaccttagtgggagtggcatgcggtgctgtgcattctgggatttggtgtctttcatccacatgagccaaaaacacactttctgccttttctcagccaagaaggcaccaacttcagaATGTATTTcccatttctactacatatatgacccaatgtcagtacagattcatgtttcaacgggtgaagtatccctttaaccaTTTACAATGTGAAGTAAAAACAAGTGTAATGTCTTCACCTGGATCTGCTACGGTCAGGACTCCTGTCACggcttctgtctctctcccagtctcggtctcgctccctctctctgggcCTTCGGTCGcggtctttgtctctgtctctgtcccgttctcgctctctttccttctcccgTTCCCGCTCCCGTTCCTTCTCCCTCTCGCGGTCCCGCCGCTCTCTTTCCCGCTCTCGCTCCTTTTCGCGATCCCTCCTGTCTTTCTCAAACTCCAGCCGCTCCTTCTCTCGCttgtccttctcttcttctaGTTTCTGCAGAGCAAAACACAAGACGAGTTCAGCCAATGGCGTGCAAGATCCGGGGAGTCTTTGCAGGCAATTTTGTACCGTGCACAGATCAAGTGGTTTCcagactttgaaaaacaaaaaaggggggTTTCATAAAGGAACATGCCCTACTCTTATCAATGCAAAGCTCGTGGGAAAAGCTAGAACGCTCACTTGGCAAAGGATCAAAAGGCTCtccctcacagagagacagcttCTTCATTTAGTAACTGACAGTATAATCTACAAATTAGCGAAAATGTAACTGGAAACCACTTTTAATGGTAAATGCGATCTGTGAAACATGTTCAACTTGAGGCATTCATAACGAGAAAAGGCGCTGCAAAAGACAAGGCTTTTTCTCTCCTTAGGAGCCCTCTTCTCAgaacaaggaaaacaaaaacagaaaacaggcgTCAGTCTTTTGTTGAACTAGTTATTTGTGACTTACAGGTGTTGAACTACGGACTCAGCCCTTCGCTGCCCCTACAAGCCTTTTAAGTTAGGCCTGGGAGGAAAGCAGGTCACACGTATACAAGGGAAAAACGTTATGGGATTCTGTCTTGCTTCagcatcatcattatcatcatcatcattaaaacaacagcctttatttaaacaggTAACATTTGGTACAGTGCTAAAACAAGAAATGGACATTAATAACATCAGTTACATTTCTGCACAGAGAATTGAAATTGTAGAAGCGGTCTTACCCCTGCGGATGTCTTCAGCAGCTCTTCATGACTCtttcagactcacacacacactttcatactCTACCTTTAAAAGGCATTACACACAAggctttcatttaaatgtagcaTTCGGTATTCACATTACtgtagcaacaaaaaaagcttaaaagtTCTGTGTTTAATAGTAGTGAAGCTTTGGCAGCAAGTGGAATACATTTTTACGTTAATCGTTTAACTCTCACAAAGTGATTAAGCCACAGAAGGTCAGGCTATTTTCAGCGGGACACTATGGCTGGATAGAAAGCCTGGGGTGTAATGCAGCTCAAGAGAAGGGAACCTATGACATGAGAAAGTTGGAAGATGCTGGCTGAGGTTTAAGATCTAAATTAGCTAAGGTCATCTAAACCAATGTTCTTTTAGTCGAGCATAAAACCtgatgttttactttttcatccGTTTTGATTCTTTCTTACTTACCTGTGTAGAGTGTCTACCAGGGCTGGTCAACACTAACTGGACCGATGCAGATTATCAACTTTTGGCTTATCACGGTCAATAAGAGGTTCAAATGTTGTACATCAATGTGTGTACTACTTTAtcaattttatttcacatttatttttagtttgtatAACTATTGTTTTCTAAAGCAATACATGTAAGGGGAAAGTGTACTGCTGTATTACCTTTGAGTATTTCATTCTGATCAAGCATCTTGTGATTGCGAAGTTCTGATTccttctgtttttctatttatttgctgcgaacaaagcctgagtgatgtcactagTTGGTgacgccatgctggaaatgctgtatCAGCCTAATTTCAGTAAACCTACAGTACGtaatgttcatttctgctgtgaaaacaggCATTTTTGAATaggatgtgtatgtgtctcCCAGGTCCACTAGAGACATCCTCAAACAGACACTCaaggaacttttttttgcacttttctttttttaacaccgTAGATTGCAGCTTGTTTATTTGACCTTGTTGCAGAAGTTAGTTTTGAGAGAATTTCACCTTGTCTTATACTACCAGTGAGTGAGGACATCTTTCCTGCTTTATTTTCACTCTGTAAACAGACACTCACTGATCTATCtttcagaaaagaagaagaaaaaaggcagagagggaaagacACAGATGGAAGATAgtatacacacaacacacacagagggcacTTACCTTGTCATTCTTCAGATCAGCATGCTGCTGTGGAGAGGGCGCCCCCCTGAGCTAGCATCATAAAAAGCTACAGCCAAAGTCACTGCAGTGGTTATTGACAGAGTCCTTGTGCCTCAACATGAACACCATTAAGACAGAGCATCATTTACAGAGGACTCGCACAGGTTCACTGACTCTCAAGCTTTCAGGGCACCACCATAATGTGACAAAATGAGGGTAAAGGGGCACGaagggacttttatttttttgttggccTGGTGGAGCATCATGAGCCTGAGCCAACACACAGAAAGGTGCGGTACAGTTGCCCCTATGCAAGCCCTCAAGAGGGGGGCGCCCAGTATATGTATTAAGTAAATGAAGGCTGATACTTACATCCTATCCTCGTTACTTTTTCCAAAGC
The Labrus mixtus chromosome 12, fLabMix1.1, whole genome shotgun sequence genome window above contains:
- the rbm25b gene encoding RNA-binding protein 25b; translation: MSFPPHLNRPLLPPPGIPPQYAGFPSGTPMIPVHVGIMTSTPTVMLPSVTVVSKPPVHKKDIALLRAKDNDESSGPTTTVFVGNISEKASDMLIRQLLAKCGIVLSWKRVQGASGKLQAFGFCEYKEPESTLRALRLLHDLQIGDKNLLVKVDAKTKAQLDEWKAKKKTANGNKKAEDGGDDEEEVLDEETKKKDQIVKGAIDGLMREYAAELNAPSTDEDSQRRKRKKEKKEEDDINTIDMEEDKRDLISREISKFRDTHKKLEEEKDKREKERLEFEKDRRDREKERERERERRDREREKEREREREKERERERDRDRDKDRDRRPRERERDRDWERDRSRDRSPDRSRSREVSRDRDREKKRDQEDEEEAYERRKLERKLRDKEAAYQERLKNWELRERKKARDYSKESERDDERRREMVKEGKRLKEFLEDYDDERDDPKYYRGSALQKRLRDREKEMEADERDRKREKEELEEIRQRLLDEGHPNPDAELRRMEEEEEERLRQPPIIQEPEPVVERERHRSSRDHRDRRQDHQDRVEARSRPAPSDDEVEEGEDDDYDNDEDNPDVKPCLKPTMRPITAAPSVSSASGNASPNTPGEESPCGIIIPHENSPPEALPQEEHRPKIGLSLKLGATGSPSQPNTGKRKKLPVDSVFDKFDDEETDEQPRKRKLVPLDYDDDKSLGVDGAGLSSIKGANTEEKRKHIKTLIEKIPTGKPELFSYPLDWTMVDTLLMERRVRPWINKKIIEYIGEEEATLVDFVCTKVMAHSMPQSILDDVAMVLDEEAEVFIVKMWRLLIYETEAKKIGLVK